The DNA window GACGGCGAGCGCCACTTGATCCACACCATCTCGGGGAGGTGGCCGCACCGGGCGGAAGCCGATTGGACGACAGGGACAACGGGTAGAACCGTCGCATGCGGCGAGAACTCGGCGACCCGATGATCAAGAGCCGCCGGAGCGTCGTCGTCATCGTCGGGATCAACTGCCTGCTCCTGACCTTCTTGGTGGTCCAAGCCCTTCGAGACGACTCCTGGGTGTGGCGGCTGTTGGTCCTGGTCGGGGCCGCCGGCGTGGCTTTCCTGACCGGCCTGCTGGTCTGGACCCGCCTCGTTCGCGGCGACGACCACACGCAGCGCCATCACTAGCTTCCCTCAACGGCTGCACGCCCATCTCAGGGTCGGACCTCGCCCCTCGCCTGTCAGTTCCGGGCCTCCGGCGGTTCCGCCCCGATCAGCGAGCACAACTCGCGAAGGGTGACGGCGTCACTTACTTGGCGTTGAAGTAGTTCGCCTCCGGGTGGTGCACCACGATCGCGTCGGTGGCCTGCTCCGGCACCAACTGGAACTCCTCCGACAACTGCACCCCGATCCGCTCCGCCCCGAGCAGCCCGACGATCTTCGCCCGGTCCTCCAGGTCGGGGCAGGCCGGATAGCCGAACGCGTACCGGCAACCCCGGTAGTCGGTGCGGAGCAGGCCGGCCAGGTCGGCCGGGTCGTCGTCGGCGACCGTCCCCCCGCCCGGCAGCACCAGCTCGGAGCGGATCCGTCGGTGCCAGTACTCCGCCAGCGCCTCGGTGAGCTGCACGGACAGGCCGTGCACCTCCAGGTAGTCGCGGTACTCGTTGGCCGCGAACATCTTCGCCGTGTATTCGCTGATCGGCTGCCCGACGGTGACCAGCTGCAACGCCACCACGTCGAGCTGCTCGCCCCCGGGCCGGAAGAAGTCGGCCAGGCACAACCGGCGCTCCTGCCGCTGCCGAGGGAAGGAGAACCGGGCCCGCTCGCTGTGCCCGTTCTCGTCCAGCACCACCAGGTCGTTGCCCTCGGAGTAGGCCGGGAAGTAGCCGTACACCACGGCCGCCTCCAGCACCTGGTCGGAGATCAGCCGGTCCAGCCAGTAGCGCAGCCGGGGCCGGCCCTCGGTCTCCACCAACTCCTCGTACGACGGGCCCTTGCCGCCGCGGGCGCCGCGCAGCCCCCACTGGCCCAGGAACGTGGCCCGCTCGTCGAGCAGCGCCGAATAGTCGGCCAGCGGCACGCCCTTGACCACCCGGGTGCCGAAGAACGGCGGCGTGGGCACGCCCACCTCCACCGCCACGTCGGAGCGGACCGAGGCGTCGTCCAGCTCCGGCAGCGCCTCGCGGACCTGCGCCCGCTGCCGCTCCCGACGCTCCCGGCGGGTGGCCAGCGCGGCCTCCCGCTCCGGGTCGACCACCGGCGCGCCGCCGCGCTTCGCGGCCATCACCCGGTCCATCAGGGACAGCCCCTCGAACGCGTCCCGGGCATAGTGCACCTGACCCGGGTAGATCGACCGCAGGTCGTCCTCCACGTACGCCCGGGTCAGCGCCGCACCGCCGAGCAGCACCGGCCAGCGCTCGGCCACACCGCGCGAGGCCATCTCGGCCAGGTTCTCCTTCATGACGACCGTGCTCTTGACCAGCAGCCCGGACATGCCGATGGCGTCGGCCCGATGCTCCTCCGCCGCGTCGAGGATCGCGTTGATCGGCTGCTTGATGCCGATGTTGACCACGTCGTAGCCGTTGTTGGACAGGATGATGTCGACCAGGTTCTTGCCGATGTCGTGCACGTCGCCCTTGACCGTGGCGAGGACGATTCGGCCCTTCCCGTCGTCGTCCGCCTTCTCCATGTGCGGCTCCAGGTAGGCCACCGCGGTCTTCATCACCTCGGCCGACTGGAGCACGAACGGCAGCTGCATCTGGCCCGAGCCGAACAGCTCGCCGACCACCTTCATGCCGTCGAGCAGCAGGTCGTTGATGATGGACAGCGGCGTGCGCCCCTCGGCCATCGCGGTGTCCAGGTCGGCCTCCAGGCCGTTGCGCTCCCCGTCGATGATCCGCCGCTTGAGCCGCTCCTCCAACGGCAGCGCGGCCAACTCCTCGGCCCGGGTGGCCCGCGCCGAAGCCGCGTCGACGCCCTCGAAGACCTCGATGAACCGCTGCACCGGGTCGTAGCCCTCGCGGCGGCGGTCGTAGACCAGGTCGAGCGCCACCTCGCGCTGCTCGTCCGGGATCTTCGACATCGGCAGGATCTTGCTGGCGTGCACGATGGCCGAGCTCAGGCCGGCCTGCACGCACTCGTGCAGGAACACCGAGTTGAGCACCTGCCGGGCCGCCGGGTTCAGGCCGAACGAGACGTTCGAGATGCCGGCGGTGAAGTTGACACCCGGGTAGCGGGCGGTGATCTCCCGGATCGCCTCGATGGTCTCGATGCCGTCGCGGCGCGTCTCCTCCTGCCCGGTGGCGATGGGGAACGTCAACGCGTCGATGAGGATGTCCTCCCGGCGCAGCCCCCACCGGCCGGTCAGGTCGTCGATCAGCCGGGCGGCCACCCGTACCTTCCACTCCCGGGTGCGGGCCTGGCCCTCCTCGTCGATGAGCAGCGCCACGACGGCGGCGCCGTGTTCCCTGACCACCGGCATGATCCGTGCGTAGCGGGAGTCGGGGCCGTCGCCGTCCTCGAAGTTCACCGAGTTGACCACGCACCGGCCGCCGAGCATCTCCAGCCCGGCCTCGATCACCGCCGGCTCGGTGGAGTCCAGCACGATCGGCAGGGTGGACGCGGTGGCGAACCGGCCGGCCAGCTCCCGCATGTCCTGCGTGCCGTCGCGGCCGACGTAGTCGACGCAGAGGTCGAGCAGGTGTGACCCGTCCCGGGCCTGGTTGCGGGCGATCTCCACGCAGGACTGCCAGTCGGCGGCCAGCATCGCCTCGCGGAACGCCTTCGAGCCGTTGGCGTTGGTGCGCTCCCCCACCATCAGGACGCTGGCGTCCTGGGCGAACGGCACGTGGTGGTAGATCGAGGAGACGCCGGCCTCCGGCTCGGGCTCCCGGGCCACCGGACGCCGCCCGCCGAGCCGCTCCACCAGCACCCGGATGTGCTCCGGCGTGGTGCCGCAGCAGCCGCCGATCAGCCCGACGCCGTAGTCGTCGACGAACTGCTCCAGCGCGGCGGCCATGTCCTCCGGGCCGAGCGGGAAGTAGGCTCCGTCGGCGGTCAGCACCGGCAGGCCGGCGTTCGGCATCACCGACACCGGCAGGCGCGAGTGCCGGGACAGGTAGCGCAGGTGCTCGCCCATCTCGGCCGGGCCGGTGGAGCAGTTGAGCCCGATCAGGTCGACCCCGAGCGGCTCGATCGCGGTCAGCGCCGCGCCGATCTCGCTGCCCAGCAGCATGGTGCCGGTGGTCTCCATGGCCACCTGACAGATGATCACCACGTCCCGGTCGGCCTCGTCACGGGCCCGCTTCGCGCCGACCACCGCCGCCTTGACCTGGAGCAGGTCCTGACAGGTCTCGATGATCAGCCCGTCCGCGCCGCCGGCGATCAGGCCGGCGGCGTTCTCCTGGTACGCGTCGCGCAGCGAGGCGTAGCTCGCGTGGCCCAGGGTCGGCAGCTTGGTGCCCGGCCCCATCGAGCCCAGCACGAACCGTGGCCGCTCCGACGTCGCGTACGCGTCGGCGGCTTCCCGGGCGATGCGCGCGCCCGCCTCGGACAGCTCCCGGATGCGCTCGGCGATGCCGTACTCGGCGAGGTTGGGCAGGTTGGCGCCGAACGTGTTGGTCTCCACGCAGTCGGCGCCGGCGGCCAGGTAAGCCTCGTGCACGCCGCGGACCACGTCCGGCCGGGTGACGTTGAGGATCTCGTTGCAGCCCTCGAGGCCGTCGAAGTCGTCCAGGGTGAGGTCGGCCGAGTGGAGCATCGTCCCCATCGCGCCGTCGGCGATGAGGATCCGGTCCGCCAGCAGGTCGCGCAACGAAGTAGCCACGAGGCCAGGCTAGTGCGCCGAGGCACGGGGCGGTCACACCAAACGCGCCATCCCACATAGTGTCGGCCGGATCACCGCGTACCTTTCATCCGGTTCGACCGGGTGGTCGGGCCGGGCGACCGGCGCGGCCGGCGGGCCGGCTCCGGCGGCGGCACGTAGGCTGGCGGACGTGAAGGACAACAGGGACGCGACCGTGCGACGGGGCGGCGCCGCTCCCGACGAGCAGGGTGAGGTGACGGCGTGACCGAGTTCGACGGGCTGCCGGTACTGCGCTCACCGGTCGCCATCGCGGCCTTCGAGGGCTGGAACGACGCCGCGGACGCCTCCACCGCCGCCGTGGAGCATCTGGAGCAGGTCTGGCAGTCCCGGCAGGTGACCGAGCTGGACCCGGAAGACTTCTACGACTTCCAGGTGAGCCGGCCGACCATCACCATGGCCGACGGGGAGACCCGGCGGGTCGAGTGGCCCACCACCCGCTTCATGGTGGCCAGCCCGGAGGGCACCGAGCGGGACGTGGTGCTGATCCGGGGCATCGAGCCGAGCATGCGCTGGCGCACCTTCTGCGAGCAGGTGCTGGAGATCTGCCACAGCCTCGAGGTCGAGCGGGTGGTGCTGCTCGGCGCGTTGCTGGCCGACGTGCCCTACACCCGGCCGCTGCCGATCAGCGGCAGCGCGTCGGACGCCGACGCGGCCAAGCGTTACCAGCTCACCCCCACCCGCTACGACGGTCCGACCGGCATCGTCGGCGTGCTGCACGACGCGTGCACCCGGGCCGAGGTGGACGCCGTGTCGTTCTGGGTGCACGTGCCGCACTACGCCAACAACCCGCCCTGCCCGAAGGCCACCCTCGCGCTGCTGCACCGCGTCGAGGAGGTGCTCGACCTGCCGGTGCCGATGGCCGACCTGGCCGAGGAGGCCGCCGAGTGGGAGCAGCGGGTGCGCAGCGCCGCCGAGCAGGACGCCGAACTCGGCGAGTACGTGCGTGAGCTGGAGGAACGCGTCGGCGACGCCGGCATCACCCCGTTGACCGGGGACGAGATCGCCCAGGAGTTCGAGAAGTACCTGCGCCGTCGGGGCGGTTCGGCCGGCCCGACCGCCGGCTCCTGGTAGGCCACTTGCGCGAAGACAGGCCGGGTCCCCTGATGGGCCCGGCCTGTCTTCGTGTCCGGGGTGGCGCGGTCACATGCAGTAGGGCATCCTAGGAACCTAGCTGTCATGAGGAGGCGGATGTGCAGATCAACCCGGGGGCGGCCGAGTTCCCCCACCGGCAGATCGCCGCGCAGCTCAAGGCTCAGGTGCGCCGCGGCGACTGGGGCCCGGGCGAGCGGCTGCCGTCCATCCCGGCCATCGCCGAGATGTTCGGCGTCGCCAAGCAGACCGTGCAACGCGCCGTCGACCAGCTGCGGGTCGAGGGCATCCTGATCACCAAACCCGGCTCCGGTACGTACGTCCGGGGCACCCGACGCCGGCTGAGCCGCCTCTCCCGGGGCCGGTACGGCGGCTTCCGCGGCTACCACACCGACCTGGCCGCCCGGTACCGCCAGCAGCTCGTCTCGGTCGGCCGCGTCGCCGCCCCGGCCGAGGTGGCCGACGCGTTCGGCGTGCCCGACGGCACCGAGCTGCTCTGCCGGCGGCACCTGGTCCGCACCGACGACTCCCCGGTCGAGGTCGGCGGCTCCTGGTTCCTGCCCGCCGACACCGCCGGCACCTCGCTGGAGCGGGCCGAGGCGTTCGGCCGGCCGCTCTACCAGGAGGCCGAGGAGGCGATCGGCAGGCGGTACACCACCGCCACCGACACGATCAGTGCCCGGCAGCCCAGCCGGGAGGAGGCGGAGATCCTGCAGATCCGCCCGGACACCCCGGTGCTGCACCTGCTGCACGTCGCGTACGACGAACGGCACAAGCCGATCGAGGTCGCCCAGGCCACCTGGCCGGGCCCGATGACCACCCTCACCGAGGAGTACAAGATCCCCGCGCCGTCCCCCGAGCCGGACCCGGATCCCGGCCTGGTGCTCGGCTGACCCCGAACCGCGGCCGCTCCGCGGCACCTGGCCGCCGCCCGCGACTTCGGCACCTGTCCGCGGCCCGGACGGCGCTTGCCGGGACTGACGTCGGGCCGAGCCCACCGCCACCGTTAGAAGGGGGCCCTTCCTCTACGCCAGGCGTTAAGAGGGGGCCCCTCCTTACACCCGGATGCCGAGGAGGGCGTCGAGGGTGTCGGCGAACAGCGCGGGAGCACCGGGGTCGGAGCCGTCGCCGGCGAGGACGCGCTCGGCCCAGGCGTCGGCCGTCGCCAGGGCACCCGGCGTGTCGAGGTCGTCGGCGAGGCGCTCGCGTACCCCGGCCAACAACGCCTCGCCGGACGGGCCGACGGGCGCGGCGGCGGCCCGCCGCCAGCGGGCCAGCCGCTCCAGCGCCTCGGCGAGCAACTCGTCGGTCCAGGAGCGGTCGCTGCGGTAGTGGCCGGCGAGCAGCGCGAGCCGCACCGCCATCGGGTCGACCCGGTCGGCGCGCAGCCGGGAGACGAAGACCAGGTTGCCCTTGGACTTGGACATCTTCTCGCCGTCCAGGCCGATCATGCCGGCGTGCACGTAGTGGTCGGCGAACGGCGTCTCGCCGGTCAGCCGCTCGGCGTGCGCAGCGGAGCACTCGTGGTGCGGGAAGATCAGGTCGTTGCCGCCGCCCTGCACCGAGATCTGGTCGCCGAGCAGGTTCAACGCGATGACCGTGCACTCGATGTGCCAGCCGGGGCGGCCCGGGCCCAGCTCGCCGCCGGGCCAGGACGGCTCACCCTCGCGGGCGCCGCGCCACAGTAGCGGGTCGAGCGGATCCCGCTTGCCGGCACGGTCGGGATCGCCGCCGCGCTCCGGGAAGATCTCCAGCATCTCGGCGCGGGACAGGTTGGACTCGTAGCCGAACGCGGGCGCGGCGGAGATGTCGAAGTAGACGTCGCCGGTGCCGTCGTCGAGCCGGTAGGCCGCGCCGTCCTTGAGCAGCACGAGCACCTTGTCGGCGATGTCCGGGATCGACTCGACCGCGCCCACGTAGTGCGCCGGCGGGATCATCCGCAGCGCCTCCATGTCCTCGCGGAACAGCGCGGTCTCCCGCATGGCGAGGACCTTCCAGTCCTCGCCGTCGCGCTCGGCGCGCTCCAGCAGCGGGTCGTCGATGTCGGTGACGTTCTGCACGTAGCGCACGGTCAGGCCGGCGTCGCGCCACATCCGCTGCACCAGGTCGAAGGTGATCATGGTGGCGGCGTGCCCGAGGTGGGTGGCGTCGTAGGGGGTGATGCCGCAGACGTACATCGAGGCGACGCCGTCGGGGCGGGAGGGGTGCGGGCCCTGCCGCGCCGAGTCGTACAACCTCAGTGGCGCGCCCTCGCCCGGCAGCCGTGGCACCTCGTGTCCCGCCCAAGACTCCATGACCGCCAGCCTAACGAGCCGTCAGGCGCGCGGGTGCCGCCCCACGGGTGATCAACGCGACAGCGCCTCACATGGGTGGCCAGGGCATGGCCGGCCACTCCTCGGGCGGCAGCGGGAACCGGCCGGTGTCGCGCAGCCGGTCCACCCGGGCCGCCACCGCCCTGACCTCACCGAGGGTGAGGTGCTCGGCAAGCTCCTCGCCGAGCGCGCCGCCGAGCCGGGCGGCCAGCCCGTCGAGCATCTCGACCGCGTCCGGCGGGAGCAGGCGGCCGGCCCAGCCCCAGAGCACCGTCCGCAGCTTCTCCTCCACGTGGAAGCTGACGCCGTGGTCCACCCCGTAGATGCGGTCGTCCGCGCCGACGAGCACGTGCCCGCCCTTGCGGTCGGCGTTGTTGATCACCGCGTCGAGGACGGCCAGCCGGGCCAGTCGCGGGTCGTCGGCGTGCGCCAGGGCGTAGGCCGCGCCGTCGTCGTCGCGTGCCGCGGCGATCGGGAACCAACGCGGCGGCACCGACTCGGCGGGCACGAAGCCGACGAGCGGCTCGGCGTCGGCCGGCTCGTCGATCCAGAGCTGGCAGGAGCCCGGGCCGAACGGGCCCTCGCGCAGCACGGTCGGCGGCACCAGGTCCCACCCGGTGGCCCGGGAGACCAGGTAGGCGGCCACCTCCCGGCCGGCGAGCGTGCCGTCCGGGAAGTCCCACAGCGGGCGCTCGCCACGCACCGGCTTGTAGACGCAGTGCGCGCGCGCGTCGCCCAGGACGATCTCGGCGCGCAGCGTCGCGTTGGAGGCGTCGACCAGCCGCCCCTCCAGGGTCAGCTCGCCGTCGGCGAGCAACCGCAGCGCCTCGGCGCCGCCCTGTCGGGGCTGCAGTTCCGACGAGGTCACCGGTGATAGCCGTTGTGCCGGGGGCAGAGGTGGCCGGCCGGGTCGAGCGGCTGGCCACAGAGCGGGCAGGGTGGCCGGCCGGCGTTGACCACCCGCTTGGCGCGCTCGATGAACTCGCGGGTCGCCTCGGGGGTCAGCCGCACCCGGAGCCGGTCGAGGTCGTCGTCGGGCTCGTCCGGCTCCTCGTCGATCTCGACCTCGTCGTCCGCGTCGCCCAGCTCGACCTCGACCTCCGCCTCGCCCACGGCGATCGCCTCGATCACCACGGTCGCGGTGTCCACGTCGAAGGCCAGGCCGAGCGTGCCGACCCGGAACTCCTCGTCGACCGGGGTGTCGAGCGGCTCGTTGTCGCCCAGCGCGATCGGCGCCGACTCCGGCAGCTTCACCCCGAACCGGCGTTGCGCCTCGGAGAGCAGCTCCTCCAGCTTCTCGGCGAGCAGCGACACCTGGACCTTCTCCAGCGCGACGCTGACCAGCCGGCCGCCGCCGCGCGCCTGGAGGAAGAACGTGCGCTCCCCCGGCGGGCCGACCGTCCCGGCGACGAACCGCTCCGGCGGCTCGAACGCGTGCACCTGGTGCGTCATACCCACGACCCTATCCGGCGCGCGGAAGCACCGCGCAGCCCACCGACGCCGAATCCGCCCAGAGCGCAACGCGCGGCACCA is part of the Micromonospora sp. WMMD980 genome and encodes:
- the metH gene encoding methionine synthase — its product is MATSLRDLLADRILIADGAMGTMLHSADLTLDDFDGLEGCNEILNVTRPDVVRGVHEAYLAAGADCVETNTFGANLPNLAEYGIAERIRELSEAGARIAREAADAYATSERPRFVLGSMGPGTKLPTLGHASYASLRDAYQENAAGLIAGGADGLIIETCQDLLQVKAAVVGAKRARDEADRDVVIICQVAMETTGTMLLGSEIGAALTAIEPLGVDLIGLNCSTGPAEMGEHLRYLSRHSRLPVSVMPNAGLPVLTADGAYFPLGPEDMAAALEQFVDDYGVGLIGGCCGTTPEHIRVLVERLGGRRPVAREPEPEAGVSSIYHHVPFAQDASVLMVGERTNANGSKAFREAMLAADWQSCVEIARNQARDGSHLLDLCVDYVGRDGTQDMRELAGRFATASTLPIVLDSTEPAVIEAGLEMLGGRCVVNSVNFEDGDGPDSRYARIMPVVREHGAAVVALLIDEEGQARTREWKVRVAARLIDDLTGRWGLRREDILIDALTFPIATGQEETRRDGIETIEAIREITARYPGVNFTAGISNVSFGLNPAARQVLNSVFLHECVQAGLSSAIVHASKILPMSKIPDEQREVALDLVYDRRREGYDPVQRFIEVFEGVDAASARATRAEELAALPLEERLKRRIIDGERNGLEADLDTAMAEGRTPLSIINDLLLDGMKVVGELFGSGQMQLPFVLQSAEVMKTAVAYLEPHMEKADDDGKGRIVLATVKGDVHDIGKNLVDIILSNNGYDVVNIGIKQPINAILDAAEEHRADAIGMSGLLVKSTVVMKENLAEMASRGVAERWPVLLGGAALTRAYVEDDLRSIYPGQVHYARDAFEGLSLMDRVMAAKRGGAPVVDPEREAALATRRERRERQRAQVREALPELDDASVRSDVAVEVGVPTPPFFGTRVVKGVPLADYSALLDERATFLGQWGLRGARGGKGPSYEELVETEGRPRLRYWLDRLISDQVLEAAVVYGYFPAYSEGNDLVVLDENGHSERARFSFPRQRQERRLCLADFFRPGGEQLDVVALQLVTVGQPISEYTAKMFAANEYRDYLEVHGLSVQLTEALAEYWHRRIRSELVLPGGGTVADDDPADLAGLLRTDYRGCRYAFGYPACPDLEDRAKIVGLLGAERIGVQLSEEFQLVPEQATDAIVVHHPEANYFNAK
- a CDS encoding PAC2 family protein; translated protein: MTEFDGLPVLRSPVAIAAFEGWNDAADASTAAVEHLEQVWQSRQVTELDPEDFYDFQVSRPTITMADGETRRVEWPTTRFMVASPEGTERDVVLIRGIEPSMRWRTFCEQVLEICHSLEVERVVLLGALLADVPYTRPLPISGSASDADAAKRYQLTPTRYDGPTGIVGVLHDACTRAEVDAVSFWVHVPHYANNPPCPKATLALLHRVEEVLDLPVPMADLAEEAAEWEQRVRSAAEQDAELGEYVRELEERVGDAGITPLTGDEIAQEFEKYLRRRGGSAGPTAGSW
- a CDS encoding GntR family transcriptional regulator — encoded protein: MQINPGAAEFPHRQIAAQLKAQVRRGDWGPGERLPSIPAIAEMFGVAKQTVQRAVDQLRVEGILITKPGSGTYVRGTRRRLSRLSRGRYGGFRGYHTDLAARYRQQLVSVGRVAAPAEVADAFGVPDGTELLCRRHLVRTDDSPVEVGGSWFLPADTAGTSLERAEAFGRPLYQEAEEAIGRRYTTATDTISARQPSREEAEILQIRPDTPVLHLLHVAYDERHKPIEVAQATWPGPMTTLTEEYKIPAPSPEPDPDPGLVLG
- the mshC gene encoding cysteine--1-D-myo-inosityl 2-amino-2-deoxy-alpha-D-glucopyranoside ligase yields the protein MESWAGHEVPRLPGEGAPLRLYDSARQGPHPSRPDGVASMYVCGITPYDATHLGHAATMITFDLVQRMWRDAGLTVRYVQNVTDIDDPLLERAERDGEDWKVLAMRETALFREDMEALRMIPPAHYVGAVESIPDIADKVLVLLKDGAAYRLDDGTGDVYFDISAAPAFGYESNLSRAEMLEIFPERGGDPDRAGKRDPLDPLLWRGAREGEPSWPGGELGPGRPGWHIECTVIALNLLGDQISVQGGGNDLIFPHHECSAAHAERLTGETPFADHYVHAGMIGLDGEKMSKSKGNLVFVSRLRADRVDPMAVRLALLAGHYRSDRSWTDELLAEALERLARWRRAAAAPVGPSGEALLAGVRERLADDLDTPGALATADAWAERVLAGDGSDPGAPALFADTLDALLGIRV
- a CDS encoding SCO1664 family protein, encoding MTSSELQPRQGGAEALRLLADGELTLEGRLVDASNATLRAEIVLGDARAHCVYKPVRGERPLWDFPDGTLAGREVAAYLVSRATGWDLVPPTVLREGPFGPGSCQLWIDEPADAEPLVGFVPAESVPPRWFPIAAARDDDGAAYALAHADDPRLARLAVLDAVINNADRKGGHVLVGADDRIYGVDHGVSFHVEEKLRTVLWGWAGRLLPPDAVEMLDGLAARLGGALGEELAEHLTLGEVRAVAARVDRLRDTGRFPLPPEEWPAMPWPPM
- a CDS encoding DUF3090 domain-containing protein — encoded protein: MTHQVHAFEPPERFVAGTVGPPGERTFFLQARGGGRLVSVALEKVQVSLLAEKLEELLSEAQRRFGVKLPESAPIALGDNEPLDTPVDEEFRVGTLGLAFDVDTATVVIEAIAVGEAEVEVELGDADDEVEIDEEPDEPDDDLDRLRVRLTPEATREFIERAKRVVNAGRPPCPLCGQPLDPAGHLCPRHNGYHR